The genomic DNA CTTGCCGCGACGGATCGACGAGGCCACTTCGGCATCCAGCGCCGCGCCGGAGCCGGTGCGGAAATTGACGAAGGTGTCGGTCAGGCCATAGGCCTTGAGCTTCTGACTGTTGACGATCTCCGAGGTCCAGCCGGTGGGGCTGTTGAGGAAGCGGCCTTTGCTTGGGTCTTCGGGGTCGCGGAACACGTCCTTGTAGCGCGCCAGGTCGGCTACCGATTTCAACTCCGGCGCCAGCGGTTTGATGCCGCGTTCGGCGTCGCCCTTGATCACGTATTCAGGCACCCACCAGCCTTCGGTGGCGCCTTTGACGGTGTCGCCCAGGCCGAAGACCTTGCCTTCACTTTCAGCCTTGACCCACGCGGGGCTGCGCCCGGCCCATTCTTCGCCGATCACTTGAATGTCGTCCTTGGCCAGTGCGGCTTCCAGACTTACGGTGCTGCCGGGCAAGGTGTCGGTGGGCAGGCCGTAGCCTTTCTCGACGATCACACGCAGCACTTCGGTGATCAGGCTGCCGCTTTCCCAGGTGATGTCGCCGAAGTGGATGGGTTTGACCGCCTCCGCAGCGGGCGTTTGTTGGGCCACCAGGGCCAGTGCCAGGAGCGAGCCACCGAGCAGGTTTTTTAGTGTTCTCATGAGTAGCCTCTTGGAGATTCGATTCACAACACATTCAAAGTGGGCACGGTCAATGTGGGAGCTGGCTTGCCTGCGATAGCGATGTTGAAGCCACCACCGCCATCGCAGGCAAGCCAGCTCCCACAGTTGATCTACGCCATGTTCTTAAAAGTCATAACTGAGCCGCGTGTAGTAGAACGCCCCTTCCGGCGCGGTCGGTGAGAGGTAGCTGTATTGCTGGCCTGGCGTCTGGCGCAGGCGGCTGTTGAAGTCGTCGGGTTTGCTGTCGAACAGGTTGTTCACGCCCACCGACACGCGCAGTTGCCTGGTGAAGGCGTAGTTCACGTCCAGGTCGGTGGTCCATTGCGCGCTGAACTCCTGGTCGTACTGGGCGTTGGTCTCGCTGGCCGCGTATTTGCGGTATTTGCCGTAGCGGGTTTCGTTGAGGGAAATCGTCCACTGGTTGAGCTTGTGCACCGCGCCGAACACCAGTTTGTCTTCGGGGTAGCCGTGCTCGATAAAGCCACGGGCTTCGCGGGTCAGCACTTCAAAACCATTGGGGTTTTCGTGGATTTTCTCGATGGTGGTGCGCGCCTTGGTGTAGCCGGCCGACAGCGCCAGGTTGCCGAATTGCGCGAGGTCCAGGTTGTACTTGCCGACGATGTCGACGCCGCGGGTGCGGGTATCGGCGGCGTTGGTCATGAACTGCGCCCAGGAATACTGGCCGTAACCGGCATTGGTAAGGATCTGCTCAGCCAAGGGTCCGGAAATCCCGCCGCTGAACAGCAGCCGGTCGCGGATTGAGATCTGGTAAGCGTCGATGGTCAGCGAGGCGTTTTCAGCCGGGCGCAGCACCAGGCCCAGCGAGTAGTTGGTGGATTTTTCCGGCTTCAGGGGTTGCGCGCCGAGGGCACGGGCCGCCGGGTTGTCGGCGGGCAGCATGCGGGTCAGCACCGGGTTGCCGTTGGCGTCGAGGTTGGTGGTGGTGGTCCACGAGGTACCGATCTGGCCCAGGCTTGGCGCGTGATAAGCGTTGTTGACCGTGGCGCGCACGCCCACTTGCGGCGTGAAGTCATAGCGCGCCGACAGCTTGCCGGTGGTGGCCGAACCGAAGTCCGAGTAGTGCTCGGTGCGCCCGGCAACGCCGACTTGCAGCTTGTCGGTGACCTGGTTTTCCAGGCCGAAATACACGCCGCCCACATCACGCTTGAAGGTGCCGGCATCGTCCGGGGTCAGGCCGGATGCTTGCACCGCGCCGACTTGCACGCCGTCGATACCGCCGAAGGAATACGAGTCGAAATCGCCGGCTTCCAGACGGTATTGCTCGTGACGATAAGCCACGCCACCCGACACGGTCAGCGGGTGGCTGGACCAGCTCACGTCGAGGTCCTTGGCGTAGTCCAGGGTGATGTTGGTCTGGTCGTTGACCAGCGTGGCCACGTTGAATTTGGTCGGGCTGTTGGCGCCGTAACTCGGGTTGACCGTGTTGAAGGCCAACTCGTCGTGCTCGTCGCGGCCATAGGTTGCGCTCAAGTCGAAGCGGCCGATGCTGTCGTCTTCGTAGCGGGTGCCCACGGTGACGGCGCCGTCTTCGTAGCGGTAGCGGTATTTCGGAATGGTGCCGCCGGGGTAGATCGAGGCCACGTTGTTCGGGCTGCTCGCCAGCAACGGCGGAGTGTTGTTGACCGAGGTGTCCTGGCCGAACGTGGCGAAGCTGTACAGGCGCCATTTATCGTTGAGGCCGATCTCGGCGTTGGCGGCCAGGTTGTATTTGTCGCGGCCGGCACCGCCCCAGCGCGGGTCTTGCGTCTGGCCGTCGGCGACGTATTTGTCGCCGATGTCGTCGGGTTTGTTGTTCAGGGTGTTGAAGCTCAGGGTCAGGAAACCATCGCCCGGCAGGCCAATGCCGTACCAGCCATCGGTGGTCTTGCTGAAACCGTCGCCCTGGGCGTATTTGCCCAGTTGGGTGTTGATACCCCCACCGCTGTCGCGCTCCTTGAGCACGATGTTGACCACCCCGGCCACCGCGTCGGAGCCGTACTGCGCCGAGGCGCCGTCACGCAGCACTTCGACGTGGTCGATGGCGCTGATGGGGATCATGTCCAGGTCCACCGGCTGGGCGCCAATGAACGGCACGCCGCCGGAGATGTTCACCACTGCCGAGGTGTGGCGGCGCTTGCCGTTGATCAGCACCAGCGTCTGGTCGGGCGACAAGCCGCGCAGGGACGCGCCCTTCGGGTCCTGCCCGCGCGTGGCGCTGTTGTTCTGTGGAAAGTTGAACGACGGCAGCAGCTGGAACAACGCCTGGTTCAGGCTGGTGGCGCCGGTTTGCTTGAGTTCGTCGGCGTTGATCACGTCCACCGGCGCGCTGCTGGTGAGCGCGGTGGCGTTGCTGCGTCGGGTACCGATGGCGACCACGCGGTCGAGGGTCGGTGCCTGGGCGGCGCTGGTTTGGGCTTTTACGTCGCTGGTGGCTGCGTTGCTTGCGCCTTCCTTGATGATGAACGCGCCGTCCGGGCTGACCTGCACGTGCAGGCCGGTGCCCTTGAGCGCGGCGTCCACGGCCTGGTGCGCGGACAGCGAGCCATCCACCGTGGCCGACGAGTAATTGCCCAGTTGCGGCGTGAAGGAAATCACCTGGCCGCTTTGGCGGCTGATGTTCAGCAGCACCTCATCCAGCGGGCCGGGGGCGATGTGGTAGACCTGCCGCACCTCTTCAGCGCTGGCGGCAAACGAAAAAAACAGGCTGGCCAACGGCACCAGGGCAAAGGTTCGAAGCGGCACACGGTTGAACTGACTCACATTGGCTCCCCCCAAGGAAACTCCTGAACGCTGCTCCCCGCAGCGCTTACGGGAGTGATGTGGGCCGGCCGGGGGAAAACTTGCAGATCGTTTGGTTATGTCCTTAGAACCCGGTTTTGAAATGGAAACCCGTTCAATGTGGGAGCTGGCTTGCCTGCGATGCAGGCGACTCGGGCTGACAGCTGAACCGAGTCGATCCCATCGCAGGCAAGCCAGCTCCCACAGAGGCTGAGTGAATCCGTCAGGCGGCATTGACGGTCACCCACAAGCCAGTGCGGCGGGTAATGTGGATCGGCAAGGTGCGCGCCAGGGTGTCGAGGATTTGCTGGGGGTTGTCGAGACGATACAGACCGCTCACACGCAGGCCGGCCACGGCGGGGTCGAGGCGCAAGACGCCACTGTGATACGGGCGCAGGGCTTCGATGACTTCAGCCAGGGGGCGGTCGCGCACTTGCAGGAAGCCATCGACCCACGCGGTGGCGCCGGAGGAACTGGCTTCGACCGGACCGAAGCCCGAGCGGTCGTAATGCACTTCATGGCCGGCGGCGAGCTGCAAGCGTTCGCCGCGCTGGTCGTCAATATCAACCGCGCCATTGAGCGCCACGACCTGGCCCTGCCCTTCCCGCTCGCGCACCAAAAAGCGGTTGCCGTAGGCGCGCAGCCGGGTCTGGTCGGTCTGAATCAAAAACGGGCGGTTGCGATCGCTGGCCACGTTGGCCAGCAACTCGCCTTCACGCAGGCGCACCAGGCGCTGCTGCGGGTTGAACTGGATGTCGGCGGCGCTTTGCGCATTGAGCAACAGCTCGCTGCCATCGGCCAGCGTGACGCTGCGGCGCTCGCCGGTACCGGTATGGATATCGGCCGTCAGCTCGGACAAGCCCATGGGTTTGGCTAAAAAAGCGGCGCCGACAGCCACACCCGCGCCCGCCAAGGCGATCTGCAAGACGTGGCGGCGGCTCGCTGGCGCATCCAGCGCCTGCTGCAACACTTGGCCGCTGACGCCTTGGGCCTGGGGAATCTGAAACACACCCAGCCGGGTTTCCAGTTGCTGGCACAGCGCATCGTGGCGCGGGTCAGCTGCGCGCCATTGGTGGTAGCGCTGCCAGTCCGTCGCCGTGGCCTGGCCCGAGCGCAACAGCACGTACCAGCGCGTGGCGCTGTCGATCAGTTCGTCGTTCATTCCAGGCACAGCCGCAGGCAACGGTTGAGGGCACGGGCCATGTAGTCGCTGACCGAGCGCTGGGATATGCCCAGTTCGGCGGCGATTTGCGGGTAGGTCAGGCCGTTGAGCTGGGAGAGTAAAAAGGTCGCCTTGACCTTGGCCGGCAAGCCGTCGAGCAAGTGGTCGATGGCTTGCAGCGCTTCGAGCATTTGCGCCAGGTCTTCGGGCGAGGGCGCGGCAGCGGTTTCGTCGTTGTCCAGGGCGTCTAGGTAGGCACGTTCCAGATCACGGCGCCGCCACAGTTGGTACATCAGGCGCTGGGCGATGGTGGTGAGCAAGGCGCGGGGTTGCCGGATCGGCTGTACGCCCGGCGAACTCAGCAGTTGGACAAAGGTGTCGGCGGCAATGTCTTCAGCATGCGCACGGGAATCGAGGTGGCGGTGCAAGCGGCTGCACAGCCAGTCGTAATGACTGCGGAACAATCCGCCCACGTAATCGCTGTGAGAAGTGTCGGCGCCGGACATAGTGGCTCCATCTGAGTTGGTTGCGCGTTATGTCCGGTGTTCCGGTGGGGCGATCCTAGCAAGGCCTCTTATTCTTTAATAATATTTAAAAGGTATTTTTATATAACCTTATTGAAGAACCGGATAACCTGCGTCGGCAGCTTGCCTCTGGTAGCCCAGCAATACGTGATAGTCGTCCTCATTGGCGGGAAGAACTTCACGCACGCCCAGGGTTTGAGCCACCTGCGGCAAATCCTGCAAGGCCTGGTTCATCGCCCCACGAATGCTTGCAGCCTGTTCATCAGTCAAATGCAGCGGGCCGATGTAGGGCAAGGTCGGGCTCGGCGCGCTGCGGGTGACGACGCGCAGCCCTGCGACTTCCTGCGGGGCGAACCGCGCGAGGTAGTCGAAGGTCACGCTATCGATGGCCGCCATGTCGGCAAGGCCCTCACGCAGCCAGCGCAGGCTTTCGCGGTGGGCGCCGCTGATGCCGACGCTGGCAAAGAAACGCCCGTCGCGCTGCAACGGCGCAAGGCGTTCGCGCAGCAGGTTCATGCCGCTGTTGGAATCGTGGCCGTTGATCACGCCGCGGCTGTTGTAGAACTCGGGCAGTGCGGTGCGCGGGTTGTCGTCGCGGGTCAGCAACAGGCTGCAATGTTCACCGCCGCTGCTGTGGGCCAGTTCGTAGCGCGGGCGGCCGATCACGCGTACCTGGCCGCGCAGTTGGGTCATCAGCGGGTAGCCGCAGGTTTGGGTGACGAGCAATTCGGGGGCGAGCCACAGGCCGTGCAGGTCGAGGTGGCCGGCGTCGCGGCGGCGCAGGTTCAAATGCTCGAAGATACGCGCCAGCCACAGCGCGTTGGCCTGCAGGACGGGCTCGGGCGCGACGTACATCAACAGCTCGGCGTAATGGTCGGTCATGCTCATTTCTCACGCAAAAGGGTGCCGGGGGCTGTCGATGGCCTTGAGGCCATGGCGGCCGATCAACTGCCCGTAACCCTGCACCAGGAAACCACCGCTGCGCGCCACCCACTGTTCGCGGCGCGCGTGGTAGACCGTGGGCAGTAAGTACCAGGGCAGTTTGGGCAAATCGTGGTGCACCAGGTGCAGGTTGTTGTTGAGGAACAGCCAGGTCCACGGCCAGGACGCTTCGTTGAGCACAGTGCGCTGTTCCGGCTGCGGGTGCGGGCGGTGTTCATAGTAGGAACGGATCGACGCCAGGGACAAGGCCGGCGCGGTGACCAGCAGCAGGTAATGCCACACGGGCAAGACGCTGTAGTGGGCGATGAAGCACAACATCAGCACGGTGACCGCGCCGTGGGTCAGCCACATCGGCCACACCTGGGGCAGGCGCTGGAATTCGTGGCGCGCCAGGCGGCTGATCGCCAGGGGCGCAGCGAGCAGGAAGCGGCCGAGCACGGTTTTGGTCAGCCAGTGCACGCCACGTTCAAACAATGAACTGTTGTTCCACTGCAGCTGGGTCAGGTAACGGCTTTCCGGGTCGACGCCCGGCAGGGTCAGGTCTTCGTCGTTGTGGTGCAGCAAGTGGCTGTCACGGTACAGGGTGTACGGATACCACACGGCAAACGGCGCGTAGCCGAGCAGTTTGTTGATCAGAAGGGATCGCGTGGGGTGGCCGTGGAGCAATTCATGCTGCACCGACAGCCAAAGTGTCACCAGCGGGATCAGCAACAGCGTGCTCAGCCACAGACCCAGCCAGTGGCTGCCAAGCATCACGGCGAACCAACCGGCATACACGCCGATCAACAACAGCCAGGTCGGCCACTCGGTACGGGCCATAAAACAGTCGGCCAGGGCTTCGATTTCCCGGCGTTGGGTCAGATCAAGGTAGTTGGCCATCGGCAGCTCAGAGCAGGTGTTTCCTGCTCTGTGCAATGAGGCCGGAAAATCTTGCAGATCGTTTGGTTCTAAGCTTGTAACTCAGTGACCGAACAAGCCGGTTTCGGACTTCTTGGCTTTCTTGTCGGCGCGTTTTTCATCGGCGGTCTTGGCCGGTTTCTTCTTCGCGGCTTTCTTTGAATCCATACCTTTGGCCATGATGCGTACTCCACTTAAACGGGATGTAGCATTGGGTATACCACCTATTGGGCGGCAGAAGGCGCTTATAATCCCCGACCCGTCAACGCACCTGCTGAACACCATGCCTGAATTGACTCTCGATCTGTTGGCAGAGCCCCTGTGGCCGCTGCTGAACAAGTTTTATCGCCGCCATGATTCGTCGATGAAGGCGCTCAAGGGCGGGCGTTTGTGGGTGGCGCGCGATGGCGAGATTATCGCCGGGCTGTGCCTGACGCCGGTGGTCGGCGGACAGTGGTTGACCGGGGTGTTTGTGGACCCGGCGTATCGCGGCCGGGGGCTGGCCGGGCGGTTGATTGACGCGGCCGTGGCGGAGGTGGAAGGCACGGTCTGGCTGTTGTGCCATCCGGACCTGGAAGGTATGTATCAGCGCATGGGCTTCACCCAGAACACGGTGCTGCCTCAATCGCTCAGCGAGCGTCTGGTCCGCTATAAACGCAACAAGCCGATGATCGCCATGGGCCTGAAAACCAGTGCTTAGAACCGTTGGTTAGGACCACTGCGGATAATGTGTGATCGGCCCGAACAGGGCCCGTGCTAGCCTCGCTGGCACAGTGGCCCCTTACAGGACGATCATGAAAAAGACGCTTGCAGCTCTGTCCCTCACTGCCCTCCTCGTCCCGGCCTTGAGCCAGGCAGCGGATGCGCCGATTACCGCCCAGCAATACGCCAGCGTGCTCGCGGGCAGTTGGCGCGACCCGGCCAACAGCGCGCGTGATGGCTACCGTCACCCGCAGCAAACCCTGGAGTTCTTCGGCCTGGGCGCCAAACAACGCGTGATCGAGATCACCCCCGGCGGCGGCTGGTATAGCGAAGTGCTGGCGCCGCTGCTCAAGGACCACGGGCATTACATCGCTGCCGTTCAGGCCGCCAGCACCAGCGCGTATGCCGCGACGTCCGAACAGAACCTGAAAAAGAAATTCGCCGCCGACCCGCTGCGTTACGGCAAGGCTGAAGTTGTGGAGTTTGATCCCAAGGCGCCGGTATTCGGCAAACCCGCATCAGCGGATGCCGTGCTGACCTTTCGCAATGTGCATAACTGGGTCGAGGCTGGCACCGCGCCGGCCACCTTCAACGCGTTTTACCAAGTGCTGAAACCGGGCGGCGTGCTGGGTGTGGAAGACCACCGGGCCAAGGACGGGGCGGATTTGCAAGCGATCAAGGACAGCGGCTACCTGACCACCGCGCAGGTGGTGAAACTGGCAACGGACGCCGGGTTCAAGCTGGCCGGGCAAAGTGAGGTGAATGCCAACCCGAAAGACACCAAGGATTATCCGGGCGGGGTGTGGACGTTGCCGCCGTCGCTGAGGTTGGGCGAGCAGGATAAGGCGAAGTATTTGGCGATTGGGGAGTCGGACCGGATGACGTTGCGGTTCGTCAAACCTGCAAGGTAAGCAGGCTCAACGCAAAACGAGTGTGGGAGCTGGCTGGCCTGCGATGCGGGCACCTCGGTGTGTCAGGCAGACCGAGGGGATGCTATCGCAGGCAAGCCAGCTCCCACATTTTTGACTTCATTGTGTCAGGGGGTTATTCGTCGGCAGTGGGGTCCATGTCCGGAAACATGACTTCAATAAACCCGAACTTGCTGAAGTCGGTAATCCGCGAGGGGTACAACCGGCCGATCAGGTGGTCGCACTCATGCTGCACCACCCGCGCGTGGAAACCCTCGGCCACCCGCACAATCGGCTCGCCCTTGGGGTCAAAACCCTCGTAGCGAATCTGCTGATAGCGGTTCACCGCGCCACGCAGGCCGGGCACGGACAGGCAGCCTTCAAAGCCCTCTTCCAGCACCGGGCTCAGTGGCGTAATCAAAGGGTTGATCAAAATGGTCTGCGGCACCGGCGGCGCATCCGGGTAGCGTTCGCTGGCCTCAAAGCCGAAGATCACCAGTTGCAGGTCAACGCCGATCTGCGGAGCGGCCAGGCCCACGCCGCCCACGTGCTCCATGGTCTGGAACATGTCATCAATCAATTGCCACAGCTCGGGGCTGTCGAACATTTCCGGCGGAACCGGTGGCGCGATACGCAGCAGGCGCTCGTCGCCCATTTTCAGGATTTCACGGATCATCGATCAGACTTCGTCGGTAGTGGGTTTGGAGTGGTCCCGGCCCAGGCCTGAGACGTGCTGTTTCTCATCCATGCCTGCATGTTCATCGAACTCCTTTTCCCCCGGGTCCTTGCCTTCAGCCGACATGTGTTCGATCACGGCATTCATTTCTGCACCCAGCAGTAACACGGCGGCAGAAATATAGAAGTACAGGAGCAGGACGATGATCGCACCGATACTGCCATACATGGCGTTGTAATCGGCGAAGGTTTTTACGTAATAACCGAAGCCCAGGGAGGCGACAATCCAGACCACCACGGCCAGCACCGAGCCCGGGGTGATGAAGCGGAATTTCTGCTCTACGTCAGGCATCACGTAGTACATGAGGGCCACGGCGAACATCAGCAGAATCACGATCAGCGGCCAGCGCAGGATGGTCCACAGCGTAACCACGAATTCCTGCATGCCGATCTGTCCGGCCAGCCACTCCATGACCTGCGGGCCGAGTACCATCAGCGCCGCAGCGGCGAGCAACATGCCGGCGATGCCGACGGTGTAGAAAATCGACAGCGGAAAACGCTTCCAGATCGGTCGGCCTTCCACCACGTCATAAGCGGCATTCATCGCGCTCATCATCAGGCGCACGCCCGCGGAGGCAGTCCACAGGGCGATGACGATACCCACCGAGAGCAAGCCACCCTTGGATTGCTGCAACTGGTCGATCACCGGGTTGACCTGCTCTAGCGCCTGGGGTGGCAACACCAGCTCCGATTGCATGCGCAGCCAGGTGAAGAAGTCCGGCAGGTGCAGGAAACCGATCAGGGCAATCAGGAACAGCAGGAAGGGGAACAGCGAGAACAGCATCTGGTAGGCCAGTGCCGAGGCGTAGGTAGGCATTTCGTCATCGACGAATTCCTTGACGGTGCGTATCAGCACCTGGTGTAGCTTGAGCCCGTCTAGAACCGGAAAAATCATAGCGTCTCCTTTCGCCGCAAAGAGGATGAGGTCGTGGGCGACTCAGGGGCCGTTTTCTACATCAAAAGTAGCCTACTTGGCGACTTTGAAACAATGACAGGGTTTTAGTTGCAGCGTGCGACATAAAAACGGCCATCCGTGGATGGCCGCTGGCTGCAGGTGGAAAGCCTATTTGGTGGCTTTCTTGACTGCATCCTTGGTATCGCCTACGGCCTTTTCGACCTGGCCTTTCTTTTCCTGCACCACGCCTTCAGCGCGCAGTTTGTCGTTGCCGGTGACTTTGCCGACGCCTTGCTTGATGTTGCCGACGGCTTCGTCTTTCAAACCTTTTGCCTTATCCGCTGTGCTGCCCATGGTATTTCTCCAGAAGAACAATCAAGGGTTTTGGTCATTACGTAAAGATTGACCCGGGCCGGTTCGGCAGAGTTTCAATTATTTTCAGGCTGCATTTCATCGTCGCTCGCAGGTTTGGCTTTATGTTTTGCAGCCAACCCATGAGAATGCGCGGCACATTCAGGCTATAACGCTGAATAACAGATCCCGTAGGAAGGTTATGAAACTCAATAAAGCACAGGCCATCGCCCGCAGAAACACCGAACTGGGCGGTGCCGTACTCGGCGTCAACAACTGCCATTTCACCGACCTGGACCGCAAGCGCAACATCTGGTGGTTCGACCTGCCGGTGGGCCGCATTGCCGTGGGCCAGTACGAGTGGATCCACCTGTTGATGCATAACGCCGAGACTGACCAGTTGCTGCACCTGAAGGTGCCAACCGTGTTCCTGCGCGAGAAACTCGAAGGGCTGGTGGTACGCAACGCGGGCAAGCGCAAGCCGGAGATCACCCTGGAGCTGAGCGCGGACAAGGATTCGTTCCTCAAGGATGTACGCCCGGCGGGTGCGGGCGTGAGCTTCGCGCAGTTTGCCCTGTAAGCACGCGGTTAAAAATTGTGGGAGCTGGCTTGCCTGCGATAGCGATGGGCCAGTCAACACGGGTGTAACTGATGTGCCGCTATCGCCGGCAAGCCAGCTCCCACAGTGGATTGCATTTCAATCCAGCCCATAAAAAAACCCGCAATCGCGGGTTTTTTATGGGGTTATTTTTTAAGACCGAGCTTCTTCAGCTCTTCATCACGCAACTCACGCCGCAGGATCTTGCCCACGTTGGTAGTCGGCAAGGCATCGCGGAACTCCACGGCCTTGGGCACCTTGTAGCCGGTGACGTTGGCGCGCATGTGCTCCATCACCTGGTCTTTGGTCAGGGTGGCCCCCGGCTTGACCACGATGAAGATCTTGATGTGCTCGCCGGACTTGTCGTCCGGCACGCCGATGGCGGCGCATTGCAGCACGCCCGGCAGGGTCGCCAGCACGTCTTCGAGTTCGTTCGGGTAGACGTTGAAACCGGAGACCAGAATCATGTCTTTCTTGCGATCAACGATGCGCATGTAGCCATCTTGCTGGATGATCGCGATGTCGCCGGTCTTCAGCCAGCCTTCGCTGTCGAGGATTTCGGCGGTGGCGTCTTCGCGCTGCCAGTAGCCCTTCATCACTTGCGGGCCCTTGATGCACAGCTCGCCGATTTCGCCCAGGGGCAGCTCGGTGCCGTCATCGGCGATGACTTTGCACAGGGTCGAGGGCACCGGAATACCGATAGTGCCGATCTGGGTGTACTGGATCGGGTTCACAGTGGCCACGGGGCTGGTTTCGGTCATGCCGTAACCTTCGCAGATGCCACAGCCGGTCACGTCTTTCCAGCGCTCGGCGGCCGCCAGTTGCAGGGCCATGCCGCCCGACAGGGTGACTTTCAGCGCAGAGAAATCCAGCTTGCGGAAACCTTCGTTGTTGCACAGCGCCACGAACAGGGTGTTCAGGCCAACGAACCCGCTGAACTTCCACTTCGACAGTTCCTTGACCATGGCGGGCAGGTCACGCGGGTTACTGATCAGGATGTTGTGGTTGCCGATCAGCATCATCGCCATGCAATGAAAGGTGAACGCATAGATGTGGTACAGCGGCAGCGGCGTGATCAGGATCTCGCAGCCTTCATTGAGGTTCGAGCCCATCAGCGCCTTGCACTGCAGCATGTTGGCGACCAGGTTGCGGTGGGTGAGCATCGCGCCTTTCGCCACGCCGGTAGTGCCGCCGGTGTATTGCAGCACGGCTACATCGCTGCTGGCAGGGCTGGCATCGTTGACCGGTTGGCCGTGCCCCTTGGCCAGCACGTCGTTGAATTTGATCGCCTTCGGCAAATGGTAAGCCGGGACCATTTTCTTCACGTACTTGATGACGCTGTTGATCAGCAGGCGCTTGAGGGGCGGCAACAGGTCGGCGACTTCGGTGACGATAACGTGCCTGACGCCGGTTTTGGGCACGACCTTTTCCGCCAGGTGGGCCATGTTGGCCAGGCAGACCAGGGCCTTGGCACCGGAGTCGTTGAATTGGTGTTCCATTTCCCGCGCGGTGTACAGCGGGTTGGTGTTGACCACGATCAGGCCGGCGCGGATGGCACCGAACACGGCGACCGGGTATTGCAGGACGTTGGGCAGTTGCACGGCGATGCGGTCGCCGGGCTTCAAATCGGTGTGCTGTTGCAGGTACGCGGCGAAGGCGCCGGACAATTCGTACAACTCACCGTAGGTGATGGTCTTGCCCAGGTTGCTGAAAGCCGGTTTGTTGGCGAAGCGCTGGCAGGACTGCTTCAGTACCGCCTGAATATTCGGATACTCGTCTGGATTGATGTCGGCAGCAATCCCGGCGGGGTACTTATCCTTCCAAAAGTCTTCGTTCATGGAAGCCCACTCCTCAGCGACGCGAATTCATCATCGCATTTGATGCGATTATTATTGGTGTATGTTTTTTTAAGGTGAATCTGGCGCTTTAAAGCAGGCCTAGAAGTCACAAAGCGCGCCGAGAGTAGCAGCTTTGCCAAGGGCCGCCTAGAGCCAAAAGAGGGCCCTACAGTCATAATCATGACTGTCCTACAATATTTGGTCACACTTTAAATCAGGCCAGGATAACCCAGCAAAAGGCTCTGGAATAAGGCTTTGAGGACCACAGATCACGAATGTGGGAGCTGGCTTGCCTGCGATAGCGGACCTTCAGTCGATATATCCGGTGACTGAAAGATCGCTATCGCAGTTAAGCCAGCTCCCACATTTTTGACGGTGTTTTATGTCAGGCGATGTCGCGCAATTCCCTGCGCAAAATCTTGCCCACCGGCGTCATCGGCAACGACTCGCGCAGCACGATATGCTTGGGCACTTTATAGCCGGTGAAGTTGGCCTTGCAGTACGTCTTCAACTCCTCAAGGCTCACGCCCTGGGCCCGCGCCACGACAAACAGCTTCACCGCTTCGCCCGTGCGCTCATCCGGCACGCCGATCACGGCGCAGTTGGCTACGGCCGGGTGCGCCAT from Pseudomonas tolaasii NCPPB 2192 includes the following:
- a CDS encoding sigma-70 family RNA polymerase sigma factor, with the protein product MSGADTSHSDYVGGLFRSHYDWLCSRLHRHLDSRAHAEDIAADTFVQLLSSPGVQPIRQPRALLTTIAQRLMYQLWRRRDLERAYLDALDNDETAAAPSPEDLAQMLEALQAIDHLLDGLPAKVKATFLLSQLNGLTYPQIAAELGISQRSVSDYMARALNRCLRLCLE
- a CDS encoding phosphate/phosphite/phosphonate ABC transporter substrate-binding protein; this encodes MTDHYAELLMYVAPEPVLQANALWLARIFEHLNLRRRDAGHLDLHGLWLAPELLVTQTCGYPLMTQLRGQVRVIGRPRYELAHSSGGEHCSLLLTRDDNPRTALPEFYNSRGVINGHDSNSGMNLLRERLAPLQRDGRFFASVGISGAHRESLRWLREGLADMAAIDSVTFDYLARFAPQEVAGLRVVTRSAPSPTLPYIGPLHLTDEQAASIRGAMNQALQDLPQVAQTLGVREVLPANEDDYHVLLGYQRQAADAGYPVLQ
- a CDS encoding TonB-dependent receptor plug domain-containing protein, with product MSQFNRVPLRTFALVPLASLFFSFAASAEEVRQVYHIAPGPLDEVLLNISRQSGQVISFTPQLGNYSSATVDGSLSAHQAVDAALKGTGLHVQVSPDGAFIIKEGASNAATSDVKAQTSAAQAPTLDRVVAIGTRRSNATALTSSAPVDVINADELKQTGATSLNQALFQLLPSFNFPQNNSATRGQDPKGASLRGLSPDQTLVLINGKRRHTSAVVNISGGVPFIGAQPVDLDMIPISAIDHVEVLRDGASAQYGSDAVAGVVNIVLKERDSGGGINTQLGKYAQGDGFSKTTDGWYGIGLPGDGFLTLSFNTLNNKPDDIGDKYVADGQTQDPRWGGAGRDKYNLAANAEIGLNDKWRLYSFATFGQDTSVNNTPPLLASSPNNVASIYPGGTIPKYRYRYEDGAVTVGTRYEDDSIGRFDLSATYGRDEHDELAFNTVNPSYGANSPTKFNVATLVNDQTNITLDYAKDLDVSWSSHPLTVSGGVAYRHEQYRLEAGDFDSYSFGGIDGVQVGAVQASGLTPDDAGTFKRDVGGVYFGLENQVTDKLQVGVAGRTEHYSDFGSATTGKLSARYDFTPQVGVRATVNNAYHAPSLGQIGTSWTTTTNLDANGNPVLTRMLPADNPAARALGAQPLKPEKSTNYSLGLVLRPAENASLTIDAYQISIRDRLLFSGGISGPLAEQILTNAGYGQYSWAQFMTNAADTRTRGVDIVGKYNLDLAQFGNLALSAGYTKARTTIEKIHENPNGFEVLTREARGFIEHGYPEDKLVFGAVHKLNQWTISLNETRYGKYRKYAASETNAQYDQEFSAQWTTDLDVNYAFTRQLRVSVGVNNLFDSKPDDFNSRLRQTPGQQYSYLSPTAPEGAFYYTRLSYDF
- a CDS encoding ABC transporter substrate-binding protein, whose product is MRTLKNLLGGSLLALALVAQQTPAAEAVKPIHFGDITWESGSLITEVLRVIVEKGYGLPTDTLPGSTVSLEAALAKDDIQVIGEEWAGRSPAWVKAESEGKVFGLGDTVKGATEGWWVPEYVIKGDAERGIKPLAPELKSVADLARYKDVFRDPEDPSKGRFLNSPTGWTSEIVNSQKLKAYGLTDTFVNFRTGSGAALDAEVASSIRRGKPVLFYYWSPTPLLGRFKLVKLEEPPFNADAWKTLADANNPHPIGTRSLAAHLAIGVSAPFKAQYPQLVSFFEKVDLPIDLLNTTLAHMAEKREQPREVALAFLKAQPQVWQQWVPADVAAKVKGAL
- a CDS encoding FecR domain-containing protein, coding for MNDELIDSATRWYVLLRSGQATATDWQRYHQWRAADPRHDALCQQLETRLGVFQIPQAQGVSGQVLQQALDAPASRRHVLQIALAGAGVAVGAAFLAKPMGLSELTADIHTGTGERRSVTLADGSELLLNAQSAADIQFNPQQRLVRLREGELLANVASDRNRPFLIQTDQTRLRAYGNRFLVREREGQGQVVALNGAVDIDDQRGERLQLAAGHEVHYDRSGFGPVEASSSGATAWVDGFLQVRDRPLAEVIEALRPYHSGVLRLDPAVAGLRVSGLYRLDNPQQILDTLARTLPIHITRRTGLWVTVNAA